One genomic window of Micromonospora sp. WMMD1128 includes the following:
- a CDS encoding ATP-grasp domain-containing protein, producing MMLLVPANPLRPRLPDDHFAPEANAAREAGIDVAVVDHDALTRDDPHRAVAAVPTGGVAVYRGWMFHSDQYAAFADALTARGVTLRTSSDQYRRAHELPGWYHSLAPVTPTSTWTTSAQRPAFDHARTQLGTGAAVLRDYTKSMKHHWHEAAFIPDLGDSAAAWQIAARFLELRADDFTGGFVLRAFEHFTSAEVRTWWINGACALTGAHPDTPDELPPTDLDPATLTPLIAALDLPFVTVDLARRDDGVWRVVELGDGQVSDRPTTVSPHDFATALLTDVMAHR from the coding sequence ATGATGCTGCTGGTGCCCGCGAACCCGCTACGGCCGCGCCTGCCCGACGACCACTTCGCGCCCGAGGCCAACGCCGCCCGCGAAGCCGGGATCGACGTCGCCGTGGTCGACCACGACGCGCTGACCCGCGACGACCCGCACCGCGCCGTCGCAGCCGTGCCCACCGGCGGCGTCGCGGTCTACCGCGGATGGATGTTCCACAGCGACCAGTACGCCGCCTTCGCCGACGCCCTCACCGCCCGAGGCGTGACCCTGCGCACCAGCAGCGACCAGTACCGCCGCGCCCACGAACTTCCCGGCTGGTACCACTCACTCGCCCCGGTCACACCGACCTCCACCTGGACCACCAGCGCGCAGCGACCTGCCTTCGACCACGCCCGGACACAACTCGGCACCGGCGCCGCCGTCCTGCGCGACTACACCAAATCGATGAAACACCACTGGCACGAGGCCGCCTTCATCCCCGACCTCGGTGACTCAGCCGCCGCCTGGCAGATTGCCGCCCGCTTCCTTGAACTACGCGCCGATGACTTCACCGGCGGATTCGTCCTGCGCGCCTTCGAACACTTCACCAGCGCCGAAGTACGCACCTGGTGGATCAACGGTGCCTGCGCACTCACCGGCGCTCACCCCGACACCCCCGACGAGCTCCCGCCCACCGACCTCGACCCCGCCACACTCACACCGCTGATCGCCGCCCTCGACCTGCCCTTCGTCACTGTTGACCTCGCCCGCCGCGACGACGGCGTCTGGCGCGTCGTCGAACTCGGCGACGGCCAGGTCAGTGACCGCCCCACCACTGTCAGCCCGCACGACTTCGCCACGGCGCTGCTGACGGACGTCATGGCGCACCGGTAG
- a CDS encoding IS701 family transposase, translating into MLTVGQRFRRPEPRRRVRDFVRGLLAPLPRKNCWTIAEHAGDASPDGMQDLLTRVTWDDAEVRADIREFVGEHLGDVEAVLVIDETGDLKKGRHTVGVQRQYSGTAGKIENCQLAVHLVYATEAGHAMLDTALYLPKSWCDDPDRRAEAGVPTQVRFATKPQLATRMIEDAVTGGLPCRWAAGDEAYGNDPRLAARLRQLRLGYVLAVACSHQVITGLGVYRVDALTAELPVTAWQRMSAGRGAKGHRYYDWSFVALPHATDGHGGHHWLLIRRSRRTRELAFYRCWSPEIVALGTLVAVAGRRWKIEESFQAAKTSLGLDQHQHRRWTSWHRWTTLAFLAHAFLAAATTKHRNHYQPVGLIPLTVNELRHLFHVLIIEPTRRLCDPLLWSIRRRRHQARAMNSHYARQALIEP; encoded by the coding sequence ATGTTGACGGTCGGGCAGCGTTTCCGCAGGCCCGAGCCGCGTCGCCGGGTGCGTGACTTCGTCCGAGGGTTGTTGGCGCCGCTACCGCGGAAGAACTGCTGGACGATTGCTGAGCACGCCGGAGACGCCAGCCCGGACGGGATGCAGGACTTGCTGACCCGGGTGACGTGGGACGACGCTGAGGTTCGCGCCGATATCCGCGAGTTCGTCGGTGAGCATCTCGGTGATGTCGAGGCCGTGCTGGTCATCGACGAGACGGGTGATCTGAAGAAGGGCCGGCACACCGTCGGGGTACAGCGGCAGTACTCGGGCACGGCCGGGAAGATCGAGAACTGTCAGCTCGCGGTGCACTTGGTCTATGCCACCGAGGCTGGGCACGCGATGCTCGACACGGCCCTCTACCTGCCGAAGTCATGGTGCGACGACCCCGACCGCCGCGCCGAGGCTGGTGTTCCTACGCAGGTGCGCTTCGCGACCAAGCCGCAGCTGGCGACCCGCATGATCGAGGATGCGGTCACCGGCGGGTTGCCGTGCCGGTGGGCGGCCGGCGACGAGGCCTACGGCAACGACCCGCGACTGGCCGCCCGGCTGCGTCAGCTGCGACTGGGCTATGTCCTGGCCGTGGCCTGCTCACATCAGGTGATCACCGGCCTCGGCGTCTACCGCGTCGACGCCCTCACCGCCGAGCTCCCCGTCACCGCCTGGCAGCGCATGTCCGCCGGCAGGGGCGCGAAGGGCCACCGCTACTACGACTGGTCCTTCGTCGCCCTGCCCCACGCCACCGACGGTCACGGCGGGCACCACTGGCTGCTGATCCGCCGCAGCCGCCGCACCCGTGAACTGGCCTTCTACCGCTGCTGGTCACCCGAGATCGTCGCGCTCGGCACTCTCGTCGCGGTCGCCGGCCGCCGCTGGAAGATCGAGGAATCGTTCCAAGCCGCGAAGACCAGCCTCGGCCTCGACCAGCACCAACACCGCCGCTGGACCTCCTGGCACCGCTGGACCACCCTCGCGTTCCTCGCCCACGCGTTCCTCGCCGCCGCGACCACCAAGCACCGCAACCACTACCAGCCGGTCGGGCTGATCCCCCTGACCGTCAACGAGCTACGCCACCTGTTCCACGTCCTGATCATCGAACCCACCCGCCGACTCTGCGACCCGCTGCTCTGGTCCATCCGCCGACGCCGCCACCAAGCCAGAGCCATGAACAGCCACTACGCCCGACAAGCCCTCATCGAGCCGTGA
- a CDS encoding carbohydrate ABC transporter permease: MLAVVAGSVFPLYWSIVVSSQTSDAVTKVPPALVPGGHLFDNIARVFDTTDFGRALVNSFIVSGSITVSVVFFSTLAGFAFAKLRFRGRKALLVVAIATSMVPHQLGIIPLYILMADLGWTGRLTAVIVPGLVTAFGVFFMTQYLGRAVPDELLEAGRVDGSSTFGLYWHIVLPAARPAAAVLGLFTFMQAWNDFFWPLVVLQNNATVQVALSALASGYTTDYTLTLTGTLLATLPILVVFMLLGRHLVDGIMQGAVKG; this comes from the coding sequence CTGCTGGCGGTCGTGGCCGGGTCGGTCTTCCCGCTCTACTGGTCCATCGTCGTGTCCTCGCAGACCAGCGACGCCGTCACGAAGGTGCCGCCGGCCCTGGTGCCCGGCGGGCACCTCTTCGACAACATCGCGCGCGTGTTCGACACGACCGACTTCGGCCGAGCCCTGGTGAACTCCTTCATCGTCAGCGGCTCGATCACCGTCTCCGTGGTGTTCTTCTCGACCCTGGCCGGGTTCGCCTTCGCCAAACTGCGGTTCCGAGGCCGAAAGGCGCTTCTCGTCGTGGCCATCGCGACCTCGATGGTGCCGCACCAGCTCGGCATCATCCCGCTGTACATCCTGATGGCCGACCTCGGCTGGACCGGACGCCTCACCGCCGTGATCGTGCCCGGGCTGGTAACCGCGTTCGGCGTCTTCTTCATGACCCAGTACCTCGGCCGCGCCGTACCCGACGAACTGCTGGAGGCCGGCCGCGTCGACGGGTCCAGCACGTTCGGCCTGTACTGGCACATCGTCCTGCCGGCGGCCCGCCCCGCCGCGGCGGTGCTCGGGCTGTTCACCTTCATGCAGGCGTGGAACGACTTCTTCTGGCCGCTGGTCGTGCTACAGAACAACGCGACCGTGCAGGTGGCGCTCTCCGCACTGGCCAGCGGCTACACCACCGACTACACCCTGACGCTGACCGGCACGTTGCTCGCCACGCTGCCGATCCTCGTCGTCTTCATGCTCCTCGGCCGGCATCTCGTCGACGGCATCATGCAGGGGGCGGTGAAGGGATGA
- a CDS encoding tyrosine-type recombinase/integrase yields the protein MASRTTLSPNNVRRQWRQARAEADLDWVTPHTFRKTVATLIKEETNTKSAAAQLGHSSEEVTDTYYIAKPVQAPDVSGILERLGSHPSSQGSPSKENDAHQ from the coding sequence ATAGCCTCCCGAACCACCCTCTCACCCAACAATGTTCGCCGTCAGTGGCGCCAGGCACGCGCCGAAGCCGACCTCGACTGGGTCACCCCGCACACCTTCCGAAAGACCGTCGCCACCCTGATCAAGGAGGAGACCAACACCAAGAGCGCGGCGGCGCAGCTCGGGCACTCCAGCGAGGAGGTCACGGACACCTACTACATCGCCAAGCCGGTACAAGCCCCGGACGTGTCCGGCATCCTCGAACGGCTCGGCAGCCACCCGAGCAGCCAAGGATCACCATCAAAAGAGAACGATGCACATCAGTGA
- the cutA gene encoding divalent-cation tolerance protein CutA codes for MSNGQPWTVLQVSTAVETREAAVELARLVVEARLAAGAQIVGPVISAFWHQGEFGTGEEWQLLLKTHAQRFEDLRAFLQDNHPWQNPEIAAVPVVMSSDEYAAWVSKTLLLDVEP; via the coding sequence GTGAGCAACGGCCAGCCTTGGACCGTCCTCCAAGTCTCGACGGCGGTGGAGACGCGGGAGGCGGCCGTCGAGCTGGCGCGCCTCGTCGTTGAGGCGAGACTCGCGGCCGGCGCGCAGATCGTCGGGCCGGTCATCTCGGCCTTCTGGCACCAGGGCGAGTTCGGCACGGGCGAGGAGTGGCAGCTTCTCCTGAAGACGCATGCCCAGCGCTTCGAGGACCTGCGGGCATTTCTCCAGGACAACCACCCTTGGCAGAACCCCGAGATCGCGGCGGTGCCGGTCGTGATGAGTTCGGACGAGTACGCCGCCTGGGTCAGCAAGACGCTCCTGCTCGACGTGGAGCCGTAG
- a CDS encoding right-handed parallel beta-helix repeat-containing protein: protein MTDLFVAAGGPVGDGTRARPFHDPWLALRQAAPGDRIHIAAGTYTGRGERSSWVVDTPELTLLGGYGPDFARRTPWQTPTVFAAKTGLRVPNEPNMLQGIGGHDGLVLDGLFFDGAGRDDYDEQGGLQRASYGDGPLVSLRGERITVRDCCFANGSSGAVELGGDAVVFENNIVVNCVGLSLLTVRDGAPETPAAVNRNTFAFAHDDSDPPRGSGADRAVGVRVDGAAAIADNVFVGCGNAAVACLRDVGQIAIDRNLFFATPRDIVRSRVSGAQAELTEEYAAELEDVGLRSAAGNTVGDPQLTGLPAAWLDAYTVDVAVTYERPPIAALNALRKSAGLGELPSTSDHDVQRPVMRRLAPAEVLALAVGAAPGAHPADLAAPEPFTELPAGPAYQAVDWARLYEADPALAGAPVQVRAGVGFDQNTQILPELAETHIGVAVYEPGTDNSPWWALAPRYGLVHHQTEEAVRYSRGLDVESTYLLRGTYRLTPPGGRQSATIVLDSLAAVLDVTAPEPPRPAGRDWFVRAGSSGGDGSREAPFRDPFQALEKAAEGDRILVAAGEYTGRLRSGTWRIPVRNLTLLGGWDAEFAARHPWRHPVRFVLTPETKAKGIFGDPVLTGEDSGEGLILDGFMFDGATYNAYADSGALDAGHSQSAALLDLRGGSGGITVRNCVFANAAYCAVQLSAAYGTFENNVVVNTSGTAVRIQAPGAGPWTIRGNTVLFAADPTGRASTGQSTTGCLLDISGRGVMRVEANVLAFADSIAVRATVPDQNLLLDGNVLAANLYADLHDGRHVLVDAENRDRVFRDAPFGAQTGTRFELPAVPVDAAYADQAVGRLSALAAAMPKDGLNAAAAALGVSITAPKTEAPVEAAPPEPKKEPSVADLLADLGRARKAFEAKDAAPPATATPLYCPVYPVEAALRLALDAPPGEPGAHAPPS, encoded by the coding sequence ATGACCGACCTCTTCGTCGCGGCGGGCGGCCCGGTCGGCGACGGCACCAGGGCCCGGCCGTTCCACGACCCGTGGCTCGCGCTGCGGCAGGCTGCGCCCGGCGACCGCATCCACATCGCGGCGGGCACCTATACCGGGCGCGGCGAGCGCTCCTCGTGGGTCGTCGACACCCCCGAGCTGACCCTGCTCGGCGGATACGGCCCCGACTTCGCCCGCCGCACCCCCTGGCAGACACCGACGGTCTTCGCGGCAAAGACCGGCCTGCGCGTCCCGAACGAGCCGAACATGCTCCAGGGCATCGGCGGCCACGACGGCCTCGTCCTGGACGGGCTGTTCTTCGACGGGGCCGGGCGCGACGACTACGACGAGCAGGGCGGCCTGCAGCGCGCCTCCTACGGGGACGGCCCGCTGGTGAGCCTGCGCGGCGAGCGCATCACCGTCCGCGACTGCTGCTTCGCCAACGGCAGCTCCGGCGCCGTCGAGCTCGGCGGCGACGCCGTGGTCTTCGAGAACAACATCGTCGTCAACTGCGTCGGCCTCAGCCTGCTCACCGTCCGCGACGGCGCCCCCGAGACCCCGGCCGCGGTCAACCGCAACACCTTCGCCTTCGCCCACGACGACTCCGACCCGCCGCGCGGCTCCGGCGCCGACCGGGCCGTCGGCGTACGGGTCGACGGCGCTGCCGCGATCGCCGACAACGTGTTCGTCGGCTGCGGCAACGCGGCCGTCGCCTGCCTGCGCGACGTCGGGCAGATCGCCATCGACCGCAACCTGTTCTTCGCCACACCGCGCGACATCGTGCGCAGCCGGGTGTCGGGGGCGCAGGCCGAGCTCACCGAGGAGTACGCCGCGGAGCTCGAAGATGTCGGCCTGCGCTCGGCAGCCGGCAACACCGTCGGCGACCCGCAGCTGACCGGGCTCCCGGCGGCGTGGCTCGACGCGTACACGGTGGACGTCGCCGTCACGTATGAGCGTCCGCCGATCGCCGCCCTCAACGCGCTGCGGAAATCGGCCGGCCTCGGCGAGCTGCCGTCCACATCAGACCATGATGTTCAGCGGCCCGTCATGCGCCGGCTCGCCCCGGCCGAGGTGCTCGCCCTCGCGGTCGGCGCGGCGCCGGGCGCGCACCCCGCCGACCTGGCGGCGCCGGAGCCGTTCACCGAGCTCCCGGCCGGTCCGGCGTACCAGGCCGTCGACTGGGCGCGGCTCTACGAGGCCGACCCGGCGCTCGCCGGAGCCCCGGTGCAGGTGCGGGCCGGGGTCGGCTTCGACCAGAACACGCAGATCCTCCCCGAGCTCGCGGAGACGCACATCGGCGTCGCCGTCTACGAGCCCGGCACCGACAACAGCCCGTGGTGGGCGCTCGCCCCGCGCTACGGCCTCGTCCATCACCAGACTGAGGAGGCCGTACGGTATTCGCGCGGCCTCGACGTCGAGTCCACGTACCTGCTCCGCGGCACGTACCGCCTCACGCCGCCCGGCGGGCGTCAGAGCGCCACCATCGTCCTCGACTCCCTCGCGGCCGTGCTCGACGTCACGGCCCCCGAGCCGCCCCGGCCGGCCGGCCGCGACTGGTTCGTGCGGGCCGGATCCTCCGGCGGGGACGGCAGCCGGGAGGCGCCGTTCCGCGACCCGTTCCAGGCCCTCGAAAAGGCCGCCGAGGGCGACCGCATCCTCGTCGCCGCAGGTGAGTACACGGGCCGCCTGCGGTCGGGCACGTGGCGCATCCCCGTACGCAACCTGACGCTGCTGGGCGGGTGGGACGCCGAGTTCGCCGCGCGCCACCCCTGGCGCCACCCCGTGCGCTTCGTGCTCACTCCGGAGACCAAGGCGAAGGGCATCTTCGGCGATCCGGTGCTCACCGGCGAGGACTCGGGGGAGGGCCTCATCCTTGACGGGTTCATGTTCGACGGGGCGACCTACAACGCGTACGCCGACAGCGGCGCCCTCGACGCGGGCCATTCCCAGTCGGCGGCGCTGCTCGACCTGCGCGGCGGCAGCGGCGGCATCACCGTGCGCAACTGCGTCTTCGCCAACGCGGCGTACTGCGCCGTGCAGCTCAGTGCGGCGTACGGAACGTTCGAGAACAACGTGGTCGTCAACACGAGTGGCACCGCCGTCCGTATCCAGGCACCCGGCGCGGGCCCCTGGACCATCCGCGGCAACACGGTCCTGTTCGCCGCCGACCCCACCGGCCGGGCCTCGACCGGGCAGTCCACGACCGGTTGCCTGCTGGACATCTCCGGCCGGGGTGTCATGCGGGTCGAGGCCAACGTGCTCGCCTTCGCCGACAGCATCGCCGTCCGCGCGACCGTGCCCGACCAGAACCTGCTGCTCGACGGGAACGTGCTCGCCGCCAACCTGTACGCCGACCTCCACGACGGCCGCCACGTGCTCGTCGACGCCGAGAACCGCGACCGGGTGTTCCGCGACGCCCCGTTCGGCGCTCAGACCGGAACCCGGTTCGAGCTGCCGGCGGTGCCGGTCGACGCCGCGTACGCCGACCAGGCCGTCGGCCGCCTCTCGGCGCTGGCCGCCGCGATGCCGAAGGACGGGCTCAACGCCGCTGCGGCGGCGCTCGGCGTCTCGATCACGGCGCCGAAGACGGAGGCACCCGTCGAGGCGGCGCCCCCGGAGCCGAAGAAGGAACCGTCAGTGGCCGACCTGCTCGCGGACCTCGGCCGGGCCCGCAAGGCGTTCGAGGCGAAGGACGCGGCCCCGCCGGCCACAGCCACTCCGCTGTACTGCCCGGTCTATCCGGTCGAGGCGGCGCTGAGGCTGGCCCTCGACGCCCCGCCAGGCGAGCCCGGCGCTCACGCCCCGCCTTCATGA
- a CDS encoding pentapeptide repeat-containing protein, producing MALVLGGGIAAMWLLGVWSRTPTSVADPERLRLDRIKVALTVAAGMAAGVTLLMTLRRQAWSEHAQQFTQADAVEQRITSLYVAAAEQLGSDKAAVRLAGLYALERLGQDNSKLRQTVVEVLCAYLRMPYRLPTEVLRSNTSVLSQIFAPDEQTPKVEEQQSRREELQVRLTAQRLIANHLCRHAGPDSSEPAAYWRGAAGEKMSLDLIGAALLDINFSDLKVDRLDLSGAHFYGNANLAGMQVQGDANFAGAHFFGKLRMIGAEFRDDAHLKGVQFYEDANLSATLFHGAADFSGAHFHGAAELAMAQFLGTAVFSSTHFHGHVDLKAAKFCRYAILLATQFDGPAELDAAHFYMHVDLGEAKLCNAFNLTGTQFEYFPNMLDARATPSAQLPLGWALDTHIGAASDLRPVVPDPSVAALNDGQGWSARDSGEAGSETG from the coding sequence GTGGCGTTGGTGCTGGGTGGCGGCATTGCGGCGATGTGGCTGCTGGGTGTGTGGTCGCGGACGCCAACGAGCGTCGCTGACCCAGAGCGGTTGCGCTTGGACCGGATCAAGGTGGCATTGACCGTGGCAGCCGGGATGGCTGCTGGTGTGACGTTGCTTATGACGCTTCGACGGCAGGCGTGGAGCGAGCACGCCCAGCAATTCACGCAGGCCGACGCTGTGGAGCAGCGCATAACGTCGCTGTATGTAGCGGCTGCAGAGCAGCTCGGCAGCGACAAGGCAGCAGTCCGGCTGGCGGGGTTGTACGCGTTGGAGCGATTGGGCCAAGATAACTCGAAGCTGCGCCAGACAGTTGTAGAGGTACTTTGTGCGTATCTGCGCATGCCGTACAGGCTCCCGACCGAGGTGTTGCGATCGAACACTAGCGTTTTATCGCAGATTTTCGCTCCGGACGAGCAGACACCGAAGGTGGAAGAGCAGCAGTCGAGGCGCGAGGAACTTCAAGTACGACTGACGGCACAACGACTGATCGCCAACCACTTATGCAGGCACGCTGGTCCAGATAGTTCAGAGCCAGCCGCATACTGGCGCGGGGCCGCCGGCGAAAAAATGAGCCTCGACCTGATAGGTGCCGCACTTCTCGACATTAACTTCTCCGACCTAAAGGTGGATCGGCTCGACTTATCTGGGGCTCATTTTTACGGAAATGCAAACTTGGCCGGAATGCAGGTTCAAGGAGATGCAAACTTTGCAGGGGCGCATTTCTTCGGAAAATTGAGAATGATTGGGGCAGAGTTCAGGGACGACGCCCACCTGAAGGGAGTTCAGTTCTACGAAGACGCGAACCTTAGCGCGACGCTTTTCCACGGCGCGGCAGACTTCAGCGGAGCACACTTCCATGGGGCAGCGGAGCTTGCCATGGCACAATTTCTGGGAACAGCGGTCTTCAGCAGCACACACTTCCATGGACATGTGGACCTAAAAGCGGCAAAATTTTGCAGATATGCAATTCTTTTGGCGACCCAATTCGACGGACCTGCAGAGCTGGATGCAGCGCACTTTTACATGCATGTGGACTTAGGCGAAGCAAAGCTTTGTAACGCGTTCAATCTAACAGGAACTCAATTCGAATATTTTCCGAATATGCTTGACGCGCGGGCTACCCCGTCTGCTCAGCTCCCCCTAGGGTGGGCGCTCGACACTCACATAGGTGCGGCATCCGACTTGCGGCCGGTCGTTCCAGATCCCAGCGTTGCGGCCTTAAACGATGGCCAGGGTTGGTCGGCACGTGATAGCGGCGAGGCTGGCAGCGAAACCGGCTAG
- a CDS encoding IS5 family transposase, with the protein MGERAAYPSDLTDEQWAVVGPFLQAWKDRHPSVSGHQGRYELREIVNAIFYQNRTGCQWAYLPHDLPPKSATYYYFALWRDDGTDQVIHDLLRCQAREKAGRREDPTAVVLDTQSIRAANHVPAATTGKDAAKKVPGRKRGLAVDALGLIIAVVVTAASVTDNAIGVKLLDNVLAHTPTVTKAWVDAGFKDDVQIHGAVRGVDVEQVLRSDTTAGFVPIKRRWVVEQTNGTLMLHRRLVREYESRPASAVSHTWWASTANLIRRLTGTATTSWRDPGHQR; encoded by the coding sequence ATGGGTGAGCGTGCGGCGTATCCGAGTGACCTGACCGATGAGCAGTGGGCGGTGGTCGGGCCGTTCCTGCAGGCGTGGAAGGACCGGCACCCGTCGGTGTCGGGGCATCAGGGCCGTTACGAGTTGCGGGAGATCGTGAACGCGATCTTCTACCAGAACCGGACCGGGTGCCAGTGGGCGTACCTGCCGCACGACCTGCCGCCGAAGTCGGCCACCTACTACTACTTCGCCCTGTGGCGTGATGACGGCACCGACCAGGTGATTCACGATCTGCTGCGCTGCCAGGCACGGGAGAAGGCCGGCCGCCGGGAGGATCCGACCGCGGTGGTGCTGGACACTCAGTCGATTCGGGCGGCCAACCACGTCCCGGCCGCCACGACCGGCAAGGACGCCGCGAAGAAGGTGCCGGGCCGTAAGCGGGGCCTCGCGGTCGACGCCCTCGGGTTGATCATCGCGGTGGTGGTCACCGCCGCGTCGGTCACCGACAACGCGATCGGCGTGAAGCTGCTGGACAACGTCCTCGCGCACACGCCGACGGTGACCAAGGCATGGGTCGACGCCGGGTTCAAAGACGACGTGCAGATCCACGGCGCGGTCCGAGGTGTCGACGTGGAGCAGGTCCTGCGGTCCGACACGACCGCCGGGTTCGTGCCGATCAAGCGGCGGTGGGTGGTCGAGCAGACCAACGGCACGCTGATGCTGCACCGCCGCCTGGTCCGCGAGTACGAAAGCCGACCCGCCTCCGCGGTGTCCCACACCTGGTGGGCCTCGACAGCGAACCTCATCCGCCGGCTGACCGGCACCGCCACCACGTCCTGGCGCGACCCAGGCCACCAGCGGTGA
- a CDS encoding GH1 family beta-glucosidase, with product MTTTSEGAAAAATRPDLPELPDLPAGFIWGAATAAYQIEGAVDEDGRGPSIWDTFCRRPGAVDDGTSGAVACDSYHRWREDVDLLAGLGVDAYRFSVAWPRVMPAGRGAVNRRGLDYYDRLVDALCGHGIRPFVTLYHWDLPQALEDEGGWRVRDTAEWFAEYAAAVAGVLGDRAQDWITLNEPYCSSMVGYAEGRHAPGGAEGHGALAAAHHLLLGHGRAVAAVRSAAGPRSRVGITLNLSPAVPASDTEADRAAADRQDLMLNRQFTDPVLGGAYPPGFERLYAGVSDLSFRRDGDLAVISTPLDFLGVNYYYRVHVADAPYEQPDPALRSAFDIGVRQLRPDGLPTTDLGWPVEPQGLFDTLTGLADRYPGLPAVYVTENGCADLRDGPEPDPERISFVAGHLATAARAAAVDDRLDLRGYFYWSLIDNFEWARGYGPRFGLTHVDYGTGSRTPKASYHWLRDRLTAWRERTST from the coding sequence ATGACCACCACATCCGAAGGCGCCGCCGCGGCCGCAACCCGGCCGGACCTGCCCGAGCTGCCGGACCTGCCGGCCGGCTTCATCTGGGGCGCGGCCACCGCGGCGTACCAGATCGAGGGGGCGGTCGACGAGGACGGCCGCGGGCCGTCGATCTGGGACACCTTCTGCCGCCGCCCCGGTGCCGTCGACGACGGCACCTCCGGCGCGGTCGCCTGTGACAGCTACCACCGCTGGCGGGAGGACGTGGACCTGCTGGCCGGCCTCGGCGTGGACGCCTACCGTTTCTCGGTCGCCTGGCCACGGGTCATGCCGGCCGGGCGGGGCGCGGTGAACCGGCGAGGCCTCGACTACTACGACCGGCTCGTCGACGCCCTGTGCGGGCACGGCATCCGGCCGTTCGTCACGCTGTACCACTGGGATCTGCCCCAGGCGCTCGAGGACGAGGGTGGCTGGCGGGTACGGGACACCGCCGAGTGGTTCGCCGAGTACGCCGCCGCGGTGGCGGGCGTCCTCGGCGACCGGGCCCAGGACTGGATCACGCTGAACGAGCCGTACTGCTCGTCGATGGTCGGCTACGCGGAGGGCCGGCACGCGCCCGGCGGCGCCGAAGGACACGGTGCCCTGGCCGCCGCCCACCACCTGCTGCTCGGGCACGGCAGGGCGGTCGCCGCAGTCCGGTCCGCCGCCGGCCCGCGGTCGCGCGTCGGCATCACGCTCAACCTCTCCCCCGCCGTGCCGGCCAGCGATACCGAGGCCGACCGGGCGGCGGCGGATCGGCAGGACCTCATGCTCAACCGGCAGTTCACGGATCCGGTGCTGGGCGGCGCGTACCCGCCCGGGTTCGAGCGGCTCTACGCCGGGGTGAGCGATCTGTCGTTCCGCCGGGACGGTGACCTGGCGGTGATCTCCACGCCGCTGGACTTCCTCGGTGTCAACTACTACTACCGGGTGCACGTCGCCGACGCCCCGTACGAGCAGCCCGACCCGGCGCTGCGCAGCGCGTTCGACATCGGGGTCCGGCAGCTACGGCCGGACGGGTTGCCCACCACCGACCTGGGCTGGCCGGTGGAGCCGCAAGGGTTGTTCGACACCCTGACCGGGCTCGCGGACCGTTACCCGGGCCTGCCTGCCGTGTACGTGACGGAGAACGGCTGCGCCGACCTGCGGGACGGACCCGAGCCGGACCCGGAACGGATCTCGTTCGTGGCCGGGCACCTGGCGACGGCAGCCCGTGCGGCCGCCGTCGACGACCGGCTCGATCTGCGGGGGTACTTCTACTGGTCGCTCATCGACAACTTCGAGTGGGCCCGCGGGTACGGGCCGCGCTTCGGTCTGACCCACGTCGACTACGGCACCGGATCCCGTACGCCCAAGGCCAGCTACCACTGGCTGCGTGACCGCTTGACGGCGTGGCGGGAACGCACCTCCACCTGA